Proteins encoded together in one Pantoea sp. CCBC3-3-1 window:
- the dinB gene encoding DNA polymerase IV has translation MRKIIHVDMDCFYAAVEMRDNPSLRDIPIAIGGSHLKRGVVSTANYPARKFGVHSAMSTAMALKLCPHLKVIPGRFDAYKEASAHIREIFSRYTSLIEPLSLDEAYLDVSDSPHCHGSATLMAREIRQTIARELNLTASAGIAPIKFVAKIASDLNKPDGQFVITPDELPQFLLTLPLAKIPGVGKVTAKKLEELGLHTCADVQKTDLAALLKRFGKFGRVLWERCNGIDEREVITDRLRKSLGVERTLSADIHHWEECLEIIDFLYAELERRLKQIKPDLHIARQGVKLKFNDFQQTTQEHVWPVLNKDDFIAVAKKTWEERRGGRGVRLVGLHVMLLDPQLERQLLLGL, from the coding sequence ATGCGTAAGATCATACACGTAGATATGGACTGCTTTTATGCGGCGGTGGAAATGCGCGACAATCCCAGTCTGCGCGATATTCCCATTGCGATTGGCGGCAGCCATCTGAAGCGTGGTGTGGTGAGTACCGCTAACTACCCGGCCAGAAAATTTGGTGTTCACAGTGCCATGTCGACCGCGATGGCGCTAAAACTCTGTCCGCATTTGAAGGTCATTCCCGGCCGTTTCGACGCTTATAAAGAAGCCAGCGCCCATATCCGCGAAATTTTCTCGCGCTATACCTCACTGATTGAACCGCTTTCGCTGGATGAAGCTTATCTTGATGTTTCCGACAGTCCGCACTGCCATGGCTCGGCCACGCTGATGGCGCGCGAAATTCGCCAGACCATCGCCCGCGAGCTAAACCTTACCGCATCGGCGGGGATCGCACCGATTAAGTTCGTCGCAAAAATTGCCTCCGATTTGAATAAGCCAGACGGGCAGTTTGTGATCACGCCTGACGAACTGCCGCAGTTCTTGCTGACGCTGCCGCTGGCGAAAATCCCTGGCGTCGGTAAGGTGACGGCGAAAAAGCTGGAGGAGCTGGGGTTGCATACCTGTGCCGACGTGCAGAAAACCGACCTGGCTGCGTTGCTAAAACGCTTTGGCAAGTTTGGCCGCGTCTTGTGGGAACGCTGTAATGGTATAGATGAACGCGAAGTCATTACCGATCGCCTGCGAAAGTCGCTGGGGGTAGAACGCACGCTTTCCGCGGATATCCACCACTGGGAAGAGTGCCTGGAGATTATCGACTTTCTTTATGCCGAGCTGGAACGTCGGCTAAAGCAGATCAAACCGGATCTGCACATTGCGCGGCAGGGAGTAAAACTGAAATTTAACGACTTTCAGCAAACCACCCAGGAGCACGTCTGGCCGGTGCTAAATAAAGACGATTTTATTGCGGTAGCCAAAAAAACCTGGGAAGAACGGCGGGGCGGTCGGGGCGTGCGGCTGGTGGGCTTACACGTGATGCTGCTGGATCCGCAGCTTGAACGGCAGCTTTTACTGGGACTGTGA